AGGTCAACTGACTCTTCTGATTGCGCAGGCGCTCCAAACTTTCTTGGATGCTGTCGCGATCGTCCCGCACCTGTTGGATTTGCTCTTCTAATTGTGCTTTTTTCTGGTTTAAACTATCAACCAGTGTAATTTCCTTGTCCGCCTGCTCCTGCAATTCTGAGAGGATTTCTGGACTGACTTGGCTGATTTGCAAGTCGTAGCGCGCTCTTACCTGCCCCAAGTGTTGCTCGGCTTGTTCCAGATGGATCTGAGCAGATTGTTGGGCCAGACGCGCCTCCTCACCTTGAGATTTAATTTCTTCAAGCGTTGATCTTGTCTGGTCCAAGTCTTCTTTTCGGCTGGCAACAAGGCTTTCCTGCTCCTTCTGCTTACGAGACAGCTCTGCTATTTCGCCCACAAGGGCATCCAATTCCGGCTTGATAAAGGTCGTATTGTTGTTGCGGTTGCTACCCCCGGCAAAGGCACCACCGGGACGGATTTCAGAACCATCCATAGTGACTATCCGCACCTGAAACTTTGTCGCTCGCGCCGCTTGATTGGCTTGGTCAATGGTCTCAAAAATGGCAATGGTGCCCAGTAGATTTTGGAAAATATTTTCCAAATGCGCTTGGTAGGTCACCAAATCACTGGCCATGCCCAAAAAACCGGGTGTCGCCTGCAAGATTGCCAGCTGCTGATTCGCCAAACTACGAGGTTTAATGGTCGTCAAGGGCAGGAAGGTCGCCCGACCCTGACGCTTGTCTTTCAGATAAGCGATCGCCCGCTTGGCAGTCGACTCATCCGCTACAATGACGTTCTGGCCGGCACCACCCAAGGCGATTTCCAGTGCCGTCTGATAGCGTGTATCAAAGGTCAATTGCTCGCTGACCGCACCAATAATGCCACCGATAGTCGGCGCTACCTGCAAGACCGCCTTGACACCTGCATAAAAGTTCGAATGATTTTTTAAAATGGCCTCTAAACTTGACTGGCGCGCCTGCTTAGACTTAATCGCATCCAAGAGGTCGAACATAGCCGACTGTTGCTCCTTGTAAGCTTGCTCCGCTTGGCTCACCTGCATTTCTGCCTGACGGTAATCGGTCAAGAGGTCTCGCAAATGCTGTTCGGTCTCGGCTAATCTGGTCTGACCGGCTGCCTGCTCTTTCTCTGCTGTCTCTTTTTCAGCCTGCAAGCGGGTCAATTCCTCCGACTTGCTTTCTGATAGGCTGATTTGATTGGCAATTTCCTGCTGCAATTTGGTCAATCGGTTGGACGCCTCTGCCTCCGCCTGCATAAGGGCTACATATTGCTCCCGCAGATGGTCCAAGACTTGGTCTGGATCTTCTGAAAAATAAGAAATTTCCTTGTCCACGGCCGCAATCTCTGCCTTTAAGGCAGACAATTTTTCTTCCAACTCTATCATGGCCGCGGTCTTTTTCGCCACTTCTTCTCTTACCGTAGCCAATTTGTCCTGCATGCTTTGCAGGCGGACTTCTGCCTCTTGGCGACTGATTTCATTCTGGCTGGACTCCAACTTATGGACTTCGATTTTTCGTTCCAAGTCACTGATTAACTTGGTCAAGTCCAAGAGGACAGCCTGTTCCCGCTCCATTTGCTGAGACAAAGCATGACGATGCGATTTCAGTCGCTGATTTTCCTCTTCCAGCTGGTCACGCTGTTGGTAATAGGTGGTCAAATCCGCCTTAACCTGTGCCAATTCTGCTTCCTTAGCTGTTAATCTTTCCTTGCTCCCTTTGAGCTGGGCCACCAAGACATCCAAATAGAGCTCCTTGCGCTCTGCATCCAATTTCAAAAATTTCTTGGCTGTCTGTGCTTGTTTTTCCAAAGGCTTGACCTGATTGTCTAACTCATAGATAATATCGTCCAAACGATCCAAATTTCCCTGAGCCTGGGCTAACTTGCTCTCGGTTTCTTTCTTTCTGGTCTTGTACTTGAGGACACCAGCCGCCTCCTCAAAAATAGCTCTGCGTTCTTCCGGCTTGGAATTAAAAATCGCCTCAACCCGACCTTGGGAAATAATAGAAAATGAATCCCGTCCCAGACCAGTATCCATGAAAAGGTCATGCACATCCCGCAGGCGAACTTTTTTCCCGTCAATCAGATACTCGCTGTCGCCCGACCGATAAATCTGGCGCTCCACCTTGATTTCTTTTTCCTTCCCAGCAATAAAGCCAGAAGAATTATCCAGCGTCACCGTCACCGATGCGTAATTGAGCGGCTTCCGATTTTCCGTCCCTGCAAAGATGACATCCGGCATCTTGCCACCGCGTAGGCTCTTGGCAGATGACTCACCCAGTGCCCAACGCAGACTTTCTGTAATATTGGATTTGCCTGAGCCATTGGGACCGACAACGGCCGTCACTCCACGGTCAAAAACCACCTTGGTCTTGTCCGCAAAGGACTTAAAGCCCTGCATTTCAATTGATTTCAGATACATACTTATCCTCTAGCCTCCACAGCATTTTTTGCGGCGGCTTGTTCAGCTAATTTCTTGGATCGACCAGTACCTCGACCGATGACACGACCGTCTGCTGATACTTCGACTTCAAAGGTCTTGTCATGAGCAGGTCCAGACTCCGCAACGACTTGGTAGGAAATCACAATCTCTCCGTTGACCTGCAAGAGTTCTTGCAAGGTTGTCTTGTAGTCGGTCACGCGCTCAAAATTCCCCTCTTCCAGACGAGGAATCATGACCTTATGGATAAAGTCCTCCACGGTCTTTTCTCCCTTGTCCAATAGCAGAGCTCCTAAGAAAGCCTCGAAAGCATCTCCCAAAATGGTATCACGATTGCGCCCCCCAGACTTCTCTTCTCCTCTACCAAGACGAAGGAAGCTATCAAAGCCACAGGCACGCGAAAAACCAGCCAAGGACTCCTCACGAACAAAGGTCGAACGCAACTTGGACATCTCCCCTTCCGGTCTATCCGGATATTTTTTATAGAGGTACTTGGAAATCATCAATTGGAGAACAGCGTCTCCTAAAAATTCCAAGCGTTCATTATGTGAAATTTTTAGAAGGCGATGCTCATTGGCATAAGAAGTATGGGTAAAAGCCGTTTCCAACAAATTCAAATCCGAAAAATCAATCCCAAAATCCGCCAAAAGTTTTTTATGTAAATCTTTCATCATCTAACTCCTTTCTAAAGAGTAATCCTTACAAAATAGAAGTTTCAAATTCACTTCATCCTAATATTATACCACATTTCCCACAGGACTTCCCTCTGGAACTGAACATTCAACAAATAGCCCTCTTCATCTTTTTGCAAACATTTACATATCCATCCTTTTTCGATAAAATGGAAGAAAAAAGAAGGGAGTTAACATGCAAAACAAACCAAAACCACTCAACACCTCGCTCCTCTCCCTCCTGCAATTTATGGGAGCTGTTTTAGTCATTGCTCTCCATTGTCGCAGACTATTTGAAGTAGACCAGCTCCACTTCATCCAAAAATCCATCTTTAGTCGCATGGTGGTTCCCTACTTCATGGTTACAGCCAGCTTCTTCCTCCGACGCAACTACCCCAGCCTTTCCAAACAATACCTGATCCGCTACAGCAAGCAGTACCTGACCTGGTCCGCCCTCTACCTCCCCTTCTTCCTCATCTACTTGACATTCCAAGAAATCCCCCTCCCCTACTATCCCCTCGCCCTACTAGTCGGACTGACCTACACCGGCACCAGCTACCAACTCTGGTACATGCCCGCCTTCCTGCTAGGTCTTGTCCTCGTCCACTATTCTTTAAGGAAATGGGGCTGGCGCATCACAGCATGTCTAGCCTGCCTCCTCTATCTCCTAGGCTCAGTTGAAACCTACTCCTCCTACCTGGCAGAATCGGCTTTACTAACCGCATTTGAACACTACAAAACCTTCTTTTTCACCAGCCGCAACGGCCTCTTCTACGCACCGATTTTTGTCCTGACAGGCTTTTATCTAGCCGACAAACTCAATCAACCTTTTTTCCAACACCGACAAAAAACCAAACTACTTGTCTGCATAGCTCTTTTAACTTTTGAGGCTACAATCATCTATCTCAATCAGGGCTACGACAAGAACTTTCTATTTAGCCTAATTCCATTCACAGCCTATCTAGTCGCTTGGACCCTAACCACAGACCTCTTCCGCCAGAAAAAATTCCAATTTCTAAAGGAATATGCCAGTTACTATTATTTTATCCATGTTATCCCAGTCGAAGTCAGCTTTTTCTTCCTAGAAACTAGTTCCCTGACCAAAATACAGCAAGGTTGGTTAGTCTTCCTTATCACCATCATCACTTGCCAACTGCTCAGCTGGTTAATCATTAAGCACAAAAGAACCTTGTAAGATCTAACTTACAAGGCTTTTTTACAAATCAAAATCCTCTTTCAACTTATCAATCACCTCTTGGAGCAAATCTTGATTGACACTGTATTTGACATCACTATTTTTTGTATTGAAGAGAAGTAAGTCACCGTTAATCAGCTTTTGGGTGTGGAAAGACACTGCCGCCCCTGTGATATTGAGTCGTTCTGCAATGTCCTTGCTCTTGGCATGGGGCTTGGTCAGTTCCACCAAGACCTGATAACGCGTACTATCGCTGATAACCTTGAGGACATTAGTCAAGTCATCTATATCCAATTCCTCATTAGACAGCAAAATCTGGTCGATCCGACAGGAAGCCAAAAGAGCGACTTTCATATTGTCAAACTGCTCATTGCCGTAATAGGCAAACCAGAAACACCATGGACTGAGGACAAAAAATGGGGCATTTTCTACACCCAAGCTATCCAAGCTAGTCATGGCTAACTGCTTGGATTCTCTGTAGAGTTGTTCAATGTCAAAGTTTCTAGCAAAGGCTTCCCGCTCTGCTCTTGCCCCTTCAAAGTAAGGCTGATAGATTGGCAGCATCTTATCCAAGAGATGGACAGACCGCTCAACTGTTTCCAAGGGATTGCGGATAGCCAATGACCAGTACCACTTATCTGCCGGCTTTTTATCCGTTTTTTCCAAAAGTTCCATGAGGCTGAGGGTCTTCTCATGATGTCCGTCATTTTCAGATGCCAACATGGTTCGCATGGCATCTTCTACTTCTTCTTGAGACAGCTTTAAAATCAACTGACAGGTTTCCTCAACCGTCTTTGGATCCTGCCCATCATTCAAGAGATAGAAATAAAGACTATGCAAAATGTTAAAAATATATCCCCAGACAAAGACTTGATTGACTTCCTGACGAAAATCTGCCAACTTTTCTTCCATCTCATCACGAATGTCCAAGGCATCTTTGAGAATGTCTTTTTCTTTCTGTGAAAAATCCGCCTCAAACGGCTCTTCACGATCCTTGACAATCAAGGGAATGAACAGTTTTTCTACAATTTCACTGCGGTAATCACGGTAATCTAATTTCATACGCATACTTTCTAAGCTTTAACAACTACTTCATTTTTAGGCCTACGCCCCACAAGAATAGTATAGCTTACTAGTCCTACAGAAAGCAAGAGGAAGATAAGGGAAATGCTTGTAACAGATAAGATTGTTACCATAAGGGCGACCAAGGCTTGACCTGCAAGCATCCCAATATTAAATATGGTCCCCATTCCTGCATTGATAGTCGCCAATTTATCCTCGGGTAGTTCATTCATTATCAGGGCATACAATTTGGGATTGATAATACCAGTCGTCATGGTAGTGACTAAGATAGTCGCCATCACAATATAAATATTATGAAGGTAGAAGCCAACAAACAGGATGACCGACAAAACTGTACAACACTTGAGCAGATTTGACAAGCTGACATGTTTGAAGAAAGCCATACCTAGACTAGATCCAAGGATGTAGCCGACAGAAAATAGATTAAAGACCAAGGCAAGAGTTATGCCAGAATTGACAATCATGAAGTCTGAAAACTCCTTCATAGCCAGGATAACCAAGGGAGGTACGGCACTGCCAACCGTATTGATACCCGCAATGGTCAGAATAGAAGTCTTTAGTACAGTGATGTTTTGAATGGCTTGATAAGATTCTTTGAGGCTCTGACCAATTCCCTTGATAAGTCCTGCTCCTGTTTCGGTTCGTTCAACCTCTTGGATAGGATTTTCTTTCAACATCTTGGCAAAAGCTGGACGCAGACCTGCCATAATCGCAAGGCTTACCAAAAAGGTCCCAGCGTTGAAAAAGGCAAGATTCTGGTAAGACATATAACCGATTAGAATGGCACCGCTGGATCGAAAGACAATCATCAAGATGCCACCCACGGTGTTCTTAAAGGCCATCGCAGTTTCACGGTCTTCCGCCTCCAAGACCCGCAGGCTAAGTGGCATATAAAGGCCGTTTTCATACTGACCAGCCAAGTCAGATAGGAAATTGACCAGACAAACAACTGCTACAATCCAGAGGGCTGGTGTAAATCCCATTAGTAAACCAACGAGGGCATAGAGAACGACACGAACCAGCAGGGTTGCAAGAATGGTATCCAGTTTATTTTTAGTCTTGTCCGCCCAAATCCCGATAAAGAGACCAGCCAAAATCGGCAAGGTTTCAGATGCGGTAATCATAGCCAAGGCAAACTTGGTATCTGGTAGAAGCAAGACATAGTTCATCAGGGCTAGGTAGTAGAGTGTGTCACCAAAGTTGGAAATCAAATCCGCTACAAAGCTGGATAGAAATAATTTATTGTTGACCAGTTTTTTCATAAACATCTCCTTAAACAGATATTAAATATTTGTTTAATATTATTTTACACTTTATTTCAGTAAAGTCAATACTTAATTTCATAAAAATTAAATATTTTTTAAGCAATTATTTAATTTTCCTTCTATCTGACTTTTTCTTGACAAGATTAGCACAGTTTGTTATAGTATTGTTCGGGCACCTCATTTGAGAGGTCGGAGAAAAGGCTCCCTAGTTTTAGGGAGCTATTTTTTGTTTTCCCAGAGATTAATACACATTTGGAGGACATATTTATAATGAAAAAAATCGCATTTGATTCAACTAAATACTTGAATTTGCAACGTGATCACATTTTAGAGCGTATTGCCCAATTTGAAGGCAAGCTCTATATGGAATTTGGTGGAAAAATGTTGGAAGATTTCCACGCAGCCCGTGTTTTACCTGGCTATGAACCAGATAATAAAATCAAACTCCTCCAAGAGTTAAAAGACCAAGTAGAAATTGTCATCGCCATCAATGCCAGCAATATCGAACATTCTAAAGCACGTGGTGACTTGGGTATTTCTTATGACCAAGAAGTCTTCCGCTTGATTGATACATTCAATGATATTGATATCTATGTTGGTTCTGTGGTCATTACCCAATACCGCAACCAACCAGCCGCAGATGCCTTCCGAAAACAGTTGGAAAAACATGGCATCAAATCCTATCTCCATTACCCAATCAAGGGTTACCCTTCTGATATTGACCACATCATTTCACTAGAAGGTATGGGTAAAAATGACTACATTGAAACCAGTCGCAATCTCGTCGTTGTCACCGCACCTGGACCTGGTTCAGGTAAATTGGCGACTTGTATCTCCCAGCTCTACCACGACCAACTGCATGGCGTAACATCAGGCTATGCTAAGTTTGAAACCTTCCCAGTTTGGAACTTGCCACTCCACCATCCCGTTAACTTGGCCTATGAAGCAGCAACTGCCGACCTGGACGACCTCAACATGATCGACCCCTTCCACCTGCAAACCTACGGCAAAACTGCGGTCAACTACAACCGTGACATCGAGGTCTTCCCTGTCCTCAACCGTACCTTTGAACGCATTTTGAACAAATCACCTTATGCCTCACCAACGGACATGGGCGTTAACATGGTGGGCTATTCCATCGTGGACGAAGAAGCTGCGATCGAAGCATCCAAGCAAGAAATCATCCGCCGCTACTACCAGACCTTGGTT
The sequence above is a segment of the Streptococcus suis genome. Coding sequences within it:
- the rnc gene encoding ribonuclease III codes for the protein MKDLHKKLLADFGIDFSDLNLLETAFTHTSYANEHRLLKISHNERLEFLGDAVLQLMISKYLYKKYPDRPEGEMSKLRSTFVREESLAGFSRACGFDSFLRLGRGEEKSGGRNRDTILGDAFEAFLGALLLDKGEKTVEDFIHKVMIPRLEEGNFERVTDYKTTLQELLQVNGEIVISYQVVAESGPAHDKTFEVEVSADGRVIGRGTGRSKKLAEQAAAKNAVEARG
- a CDS encoding MFS transporter, producing the protein MKKLVNNKLFLSSFVADLISNFGDTLYYLALMNYVLLLPDTKFALAMITASETLPILAGLFIGIWADKTKNKLDTILATLLVRVVLYALVGLLMGFTPALWIVAVVCLVNFLSDLAGQYENGLYMPLSLRVLEAEDRETAMAFKNTVGGILMIVFRSSGAILIGYMSYQNLAFFNAGTFLVSLAIMAGLRPAFAKMLKENPIQEVERTETGAGLIKGIGQSLKESYQAIQNITVLKTSILTIAGINTVGSAVPPLVILAMKEFSDFMIVNSGITLALVFNLFSVGYILGSSLGMAFFKHVSLSNLLKCCTVLSVILFVGFYLHNIYIVMATILVTTMTTGIINPKLYALIMNELPEDKLATINAGMGTIFNIGMLAGQALVALMVTILSVTSISLIFLLLSVGLVSYTILVGRRPKNEVVVKA
- the smc gene encoding chromosome segregation protein SMC, with amino-acid sequence MYLKSIEMQGFKSFADKTKVVFDRGVTAVVGPNGSGKSNITESLRWALGESSAKSLRGGKMPDVIFAGTENRKPLNYASVTVTLDNSSGFIAGKEKEIKVERQIYRSGDSEYLIDGKKVRLRDVHDLFMDTGLGRDSFSIISQGRVEAIFNSKPEERRAIFEEAAGVLKYKTRKKETESKLAQAQGNLDRLDDIIYELDNQVKPLEKQAQTAKKFLKLDAERKELYLDVLVAQLKGSKERLTAKEAELAQVKADLTTYYQQRDQLEEENQRLKSHRHALSQQMEREQAVLLDLTKLISDLERKIEVHKLESSQNEISRQEAEVRLQSMQDKLATVREEVAKKTAAMIELEEKLSALKAEIAAVDKEISYFSEDPDQVLDHLREQYVALMQAEAEASNRLTKLQQEIANQISLSESKSEELTRLQAEKETAEKEQAAGQTRLAETEQHLRDLLTDYRQAEMQVSQAEQAYKEQQSAMFDLLDAIKSKQARQSSLEAILKNHSNFYAGVKAVLQVAPTIGGIIGAVSEQLTFDTRYQTALEIALGGAGQNVIVADESTAKRAIAYLKDKRQGRATFLPLTTIKPRSLANQQLAILQATPGFLGMASDLVTYQAHLENIFQNLLGTIAIFETIDQANQAARATKFQVRIVTMDGSEIRPGGAFAGGSNRNNNTTFIKPELDALVGEIAELSRKQKEQESLVASRKEDLDQTRSTLEEIKSQGEEARLAQQSAQIHLEQAEQHLGQVRARYDLQISQVSPEILSELQEQADKEITLVDSLNQKKAQLEEQIQQVRDDRDSIQESLERLRNQKSQLTLEQTEWTSQLRFEQTDLRRLQDEQVAIEKEILMLQDVIDQKLVALEDTSLDVLEEQLQAATTKQTDTNQILIRLKFELEDIEGQFEDLEGRLQQARAKNDDLIRKQAKLEADVEQFSDRLRHLLTNLTEQFKLTFEAAQSQAKLVDDLPLAEQALKDLERAIRALGPINLDAIEQYDEVNSRLIFLNEQRADILSARDLLLETIHEMDDEVKERFKATFESIRGSFKQTFRQMFGGGSADLILTDNDILTAGVEISVQPPGKKIQSLNLMSGGEKALSALALLFSIIRVKTIPFVILDEVEAALDEANVKRFGDYLNRFDKESQFIVVTHRKGTMAAADAMYGVTMQESGVSKIVSVKLKDVEKL
- a CDS encoding ArsR family transcriptional regulator codes for the protein MKLDYRDYRSEIVEKLFIPLIVKDREEPFEADFSQKEKDILKDALDIRDEMEEKLADFRQEVNQVFVWGYIFNILHSLYFYLLNDGQDPKTVEETCQLILKLSQEEVEDAMRTMLASENDGHHEKTLSLMELLEKTDKKPADKWYWSLAIRNPLETVERSVHLLDKMLPIYQPYFEGARAEREAFARNFDIEQLYRESKQLAMTSLDSLGVENAPFFVLSPWCFWFAYYGNEQFDNMKVALLASCRIDQILLSNEELDIDDLTNVLKVISDSTRYQVLVELTKPHAKSKDIAERLNITGAAVSFHTQKLINGDLLLFNTKNSDVKYSVNQDLLQEVIDKLKEDFDL
- a CDS encoding DUF1846 domain-containing protein, with the translated sequence MKKIAFDSTKYLNLQRDHILERIAQFEGKLYMEFGGKMLEDFHAARVLPGYEPDNKIKLLQELKDQVEIVIAINASNIEHSKARGDLGISYDQEVFRLIDTFNDIDIYVGSVVITQYRNQPAADAFRKQLEKHGIKSYLHYPIKGYPSDIDHIISLEGMGKNDYIETSRNLVVVTAPGPGSGKLATCISQLYHDQLHGVTSGYAKFETFPVWNLPLHHPVNLAYEAATADLDDLNMIDPFHLQTYGKTAVNYNRDIEVFPVLNRTFERILNKSPYASPTDMGVNMVGYSIVDEEAAIEASKQEIIRRYYQTLVDFKAERVGEQAVKKIELLMNEVGVTPADRKVVIAAREKAELTTSPALAIQLPNGEIVTGKTSDLLKPTATVLLNAIKQIAKIDDETLLIEPNYIRPIQELKADYLDKTNTRLDASEILNALAITAQDSPVATQAMKELGQLNGSEAHSTVILSDEDKSVLRKLGINLTFDPIYQHNKFYQKN